One segment of Pseudobythopirellula maris DNA contains the following:
- the pilM gene encoding type IV pilus assembly protein PilM, which produces MAKTGAVWGIDIGQSALKALRCRTHEKESNRLVVEAFDYIEYPKLLSQPDADREELIQEALATFVSRNELKGDEIAMSVAGQTGLARFIKLPPVEAKKIPDIVKYEARQQIPFALEDVVWDYQALKGGSQDEGFALETEVGLFAMKRDQVARSIEPYTKAGIGIDTIQLAPLAVYNWLAFDRLGNLEGAESFDPENPPPSTVVLSIGTDTTDLVITNGFRVWQRNIPIGGSHFTKALTKELKLTFSKAEELKRNATKSKDPKAVFQAMRPVFSDLVAEVQRSIGFFTSNNRGAELKEVVAVGNAMKLPGLTRYLVQNLDIPVEAIEDFPALAGGSVTAVPEFEQNRLSFPVAYGLCVQGLGLSQISTNLLPQEIVTQRLIRAKKPWAVAAAALMMGAMTFSYAQYVSAWRTVDLENDWSQQINTAQGVARQANTLSGTNETLKTQFDDINKISDSLLSNIDGRLLWLELLRALDAAIPRDERPVEEREATAEDVTQREEILITSMDCERFEDLGDWFKQVQSQYEDSKRSQREWQESLPKPEPEAPAEGEEVAEDETAAFPEEESLAGEAEADSGPTGPGWVIQLEGHHFHNDGGVNEGEQFVIRTLLTKLEEGGFMLPDGIDGELVEVSFKQFGISHPVVVTENKIVTVQYDPNAVSEEDTQGRGSSRSSRGGFRSPRGGNPRGNDELEQPEIWTLRRYDFIVQFAWADTPRYQRLKNAEEAAPDADDQFAGVNP; this is translated from the coding sequence ATGGCGAAAACCGGCGCCGTTTGGGGAATCGATATCGGCCAGAGCGCGCTCAAAGCGCTGCGCTGCCGCACGCACGAGAAGGAGTCGAACCGGCTCGTTGTCGAAGCGTTCGATTACATCGAGTACCCGAAGCTCCTGAGCCAACCCGACGCGGACCGCGAGGAGCTGATCCAAGAAGCGCTCGCGACGTTCGTCTCGCGCAACGAGCTGAAGGGCGACGAGATCGCGATGTCGGTCGCCGGCCAAACCGGGCTCGCGCGATTCATCAAGCTGCCGCCTGTCGAGGCGAAGAAGATCCCGGACATCGTCAAGTACGAGGCCCGGCAGCAGATCCCGTTCGCGCTCGAAGACGTGGTGTGGGACTACCAAGCGCTCAAGGGCGGCAGCCAAGACGAGGGCTTTGCGCTCGAGACCGAGGTCGGGCTGTTCGCGATGAAGCGCGACCAAGTCGCGCGCTCGATCGAGCCTTACACCAAGGCGGGCATCGGGATCGACACGATCCAGCTCGCCCCGCTGGCGGTTTACAACTGGCTCGCCTTCGACCGCCTGGGCAACCTCGAGGGCGCCGAGAGCTTCGACCCCGAGAACCCGCCGCCATCGACCGTGGTGCTCTCGATCGGCACCGACACGACCGACTTGGTGATCACCAACGGGTTCCGCGTTTGGCAACGCAACATCCCGATCGGCGGCAGCCACTTCACCAAGGCGCTCACCAAGGAGCTGAAGCTCACCTTCTCCAAGGCCGAGGAGCTCAAACGCAACGCCACCAAGAGCAAGGACCCCAAGGCGGTGTTCCAGGCGATGCGGCCGGTGTTCAGCGACCTGGTGGCCGAGGTGCAACGCTCGATCGGCTTCTTCACGAGCAACAACCGCGGCGCCGAGCTCAAGGAAGTCGTGGCCGTGGGCAACGCGATGAAGCTGCCCGGGCTGACCCGCTACCTGGTGCAGAACCTCGACATCCCCGTCGAGGCGATCGAAGACTTCCCGGCGTTGGCCGGCGGCAGCGTGACCGCGGTCCCCGAGTTCGAGCAGAACCGGCTCAGCTTCCCGGTGGCGTACGGCTTGTGTGTGCAGGGTCTGGGGCTCAGCCAGATCTCCACGAACTTGCTGCCCCAAGAGATTGTCACCCAACGGCTGATCCGGGCCAAGAAGCCGTGGGCCGTCGCCGCCGCCGCCCTGATGATGGGGGCGATGACCTTCAGCTACGCGCAGTACGTCTCTGCTTGGCGGACCGTTGATCTCGAAAACGATTGGAGTCAACAGATCAATACCGCCCAGGGCGTCGCCAGACAGGCGAACACACTGAGCGGGACCAACGAGACGCTCAAGACTCAGTTCGACGACATCAACAAGATCTCCGATAGTTTGTTGAGCAACATCGACGGCCGCCTGCTGTGGCTCGAACTGTTGCGAGCGCTCGACGCGGCGATCCCCCGCGACGAGCGCCCGGTGGAAGAACGCGAGGCGACCGCCGAGGACGTGACCCAACGCGAAGAGATCCTCATCACCTCGATGGATTGCGAGCGGTTTGAGGACCTTGGCGATTGGTTCAAGCAGGTGCAGAGCCAGTACGAAGACTCCAAACGCTCGCAACGCGAGTGGCAGGAATCGCTTCCCAAGCCCGAACCGGAAGCCCCTGCCGAGGGCGAGGAAGTCGCCGAAGACGAAACAGCCGCATTCCCCGAGGAAGAGTCGCTCGCCGGCGAAGCAGAGGCCGACTCCGGCCCGACAGGGCCGGGTTGGGTGATCCAGCTCGAGGGGCACCACTTCCACAACGACGGCGGGGTGAACGAGGGCGAGCAGTTCGTCATCCGCACGCTGCTCACCAAGCTCGAAGAAGGCGGCTTCATGCTGCCCGACGGGATCGACGGCGAGCTGGTCGAGGTCTCCTTCAAACAGTTCGGCATCTCGCACCCGGTGGTCGTGACCGAGAACAAGATCGTCACGGTCCAATACGACCCGAACGCCGTTTCTGAAGAAGACACCCAAGGCCGGGGGTCTTCGAGGTCGTCGCGTGGCGGCTTCCGCTCGCCCAGGGGTGGCAACCCGCGCGGCAACGATGAGCTTGAGCAGCCCGAAATCTGGACGCTCCGGCGCTACGATTTCATCGTGCAGTTCGCATGGGCCGACACGCCGCGTTACCAGCGGCTCAAGAACGCCGAAGAAGCCGCTCCGGATGCCGACGATCAATTCGCTGGCGTCAATCCCTGA
- a CDS encoding general secretion pathway protein GspD, with protein sequence MNATRKFMTCGALLFAAASWGFEGAAQAQSNAPTASLDRQAVDSLLSQARLAMSDGDFARADKLISQTERSGVSYPLLHMGDKPSKARRDLEFAKQNAPAGSQDPFRDANSLAREGAIAAPAKPAAAPLNGYAASDGYTTKNAGDRYGVAPMPLPPSTGASPLGVAKQPSSGGGSNATPTPKAAVQELIAEARRAMERGDFQAAEILAGEASTRNVPESSFGEQEDSPARLAWDLQRQRYQVDAGAVTAAGGSVPMGAGASQAIYSAENGASNVTLTAGQATRLPSPMLGAPSLDSPRLAAAPQNLLQQGEQALRDRNMNRAREYFVAAQSQRDELDPQSQQRLDDHLRMLSPSGLEQVPGVPSSSLIDTADQRQQVLSRQLSTAVGQAQVDAREIRESEPRRSLEMLQAARKEVMESELSAEHRDLLVRRIDRSLEETKTYIENNRSEIELDEQNAAVLAEIDRERSAKAKVREKIAELVNEFNVLLDEQRYEEAEVVAKRLFDLAPTEPIAQQVWQNAKFIRREIMNQDLRDRRDTGNWNAFNDVEESAIPNVFDNREMVFNAKTWGDVENRSSFSEQNERRSPRELEIQQRLKTEVQPRYTERPLSEVMQSLSQMAGVNIHLDPRGLSQEGISTDTPVSLNLNTPVTLKSALNLLLTPLHLGYTIKDEVLKITSETLRDGDVKTQTYYVADLVVPIPNFVPSNNIGLQGLINDALAVTGYGAGGVGAPGPIALANNRQGGAPGAGGGVGGQDVLAQNFSGGGFGGGGQSTPVSTGPGGLGGAAAADFDSLIDLIVSTVATDTWAENGGGEAEIRPFPTNLSLVVSQTQAVHEEIADLLRQLRRLQDLQVTIEVRFIRLSDSFFERIGIDFDLNINDGTSNPDLTPGAQFETPRASATVGLEAPVLNDFPRFTADLDIPFRQGNFNVALPQFGGFDPTQAATFGFAILSDIEAYFLINAAQGDSRTNVLNAPKVTLFNGQQAFVSDTSQSPFVISVIPVVGEFAAAQQPVIVVLSEGTLMSIQAVVSDDRRYVRLTVVPFFSEIGDVDTFTFEGSSSTSASSASTEVDQDGDGENENATNNASNDTVIAGTTVQLPTFQFVSVTTTVSVPDGGTVLLGGIKRLSEGRREFGVPLLSKVPYINRLFKNVGIGRETDSLMMMVTPRIIIQEEEEERLGIAGN encoded by the coding sequence TTGAACGCGACACGGAAGTTCATGACCTGCGGAGCACTGCTCTTCGCCGCCGCGTCGTGGGGTTTTGAGGGGGCCGCTCAGGCCCAATCAAACGCCCCCACGGCGAGCCTCGATCGCCAAGCGGTTGACTCGCTCCTCTCTCAGGCGCGTTTAGCGATGAGTGACGGCGACTTCGCCCGCGCGGACAAACTCATTAGCCAAACCGAGCGATCGGGGGTCAGCTATCCCTTGCTGCACATGGGCGACAAGCCCTCCAAGGCGCGACGCGACTTGGAGTTCGCCAAGCAGAACGCCCCGGCGGGATCGCAAGACCCGTTCCGGGACGCCAACTCCTTGGCCCGCGAGGGGGCGATCGCCGCTCCCGCCAAGCCGGCCGCGGCGCCGCTCAATGGCTACGCCGCCAGCGACGGCTACACCACCAAGAACGCCGGCGATCGCTACGGCGTCGCCCCGATGCCTCTGCCCCCCTCGACGGGAGCGTCACCGCTCGGCGTCGCCAAGCAGCCGAGCAGCGGCGGCGGCTCGAACGCCACGCCGACCCCCAAGGCCGCCGTTCAGGAGCTGATCGCCGAGGCACGCCGTGCGATGGAACGCGGCGACTTCCAGGCCGCCGAGATCCTCGCCGGCGAAGCCAGCACCAGGAACGTGCCCGAATCGTCGTTCGGCGAGCAAGAAGACAGCCCGGCCCGGTTGGCCTGGGACCTGCAGCGTCAGCGGTACCAAGTCGACGCGGGCGCCGTGACGGCGGCCGGCGGCTCGGTTCCGATGGGCGCCGGCGCCTCGCAGGCGATTTACTCGGCCGAGAACGGCGCCTCGAACGTCACGCTCACCGCCGGTCAGGCGACCCGCCTGCCGAGCCCGATGCTCGGCGCGCCCTCGCTGGACTCCCCGCGTCTCGCCGCGGCGCCGCAGAACCTGCTCCAACAAGGCGAGCAGGCGTTGCGTGACCGCAACATGAATCGCGCCCGGGAGTACTTCGTCGCCGCTCAGTCGCAGCGTGACGAACTCGACCCGCAGAGCCAGCAGCGGCTGGACGATCACCTGCGGATGCTCTCGCCCTCGGGCTTGGAGCAGGTGCCCGGCGTGCCGAGCAGTTCGCTCATCGACACGGCCGACCAGCGTCAGCAGGTGCTCAGCCGGCAGCTCTCCACGGCCGTGGGTCAGGCGCAAGTCGACGCCCGTGAGATCCGTGAGAGCGAGCCCCGTCGTTCGCTCGAGATGCTCCAGGCCGCCCGCAAGGAAGTCATGGAATCGGAGCTGAGCGCCGAGCACCGCGACCTGCTGGTCCGACGCATCGACCGATCGCTCGAAGAGACCAAGACCTACATCGAGAACAACCGCTCGGAGATCGAACTCGACGAGCAGAACGCCGCCGTGCTGGCCGAGATCGACCGCGAGCGGTCGGCCAAGGCGAAGGTGCGTGAGAAGATCGCCGAGCTGGTCAACGAGTTCAATGTGCTGCTCGACGAGCAGCGCTACGAGGAGGCCGAGGTCGTGGCCAAGCGGCTGTTCGACCTGGCGCCGACCGAGCCGATCGCCCAGCAGGTTTGGCAGAACGCCAAGTTCATCCGTCGCGAGATCATGAACCAAGACCTCCGCGACCGCCGCGACACCGGCAACTGGAACGCGTTTAACGACGTCGAAGAATCGGCCATCCCGAACGTGTTTGACAACCGAGAGATGGTTTTCAATGCAAAGACTTGGGGCGACGTAGAGAACCGCTCCAGCTTCTCCGAGCAGAACGAGCGCCGCTCGCCCCGCGAGTTGGAGATCCAGCAGCGTCTCAAGACCGAGGTGCAGCCGCGCTACACCGAGCGTCCGCTGAGTGAGGTGATGCAAAGCCTTTCGCAGATGGCGGGGGTGAACATCCACCTCGACCCGCGCGGCCTGAGCCAAGAGGGGATCTCGACCGACACGCCCGTGTCGCTGAACCTCAACACGCCGGTGACGCTCAAGAGCGCCCTGAACCTGCTACTCACGCCGCTGCACCTGGGCTACACGATCAAGGACGAGGTGCTGAAGATCACGAGCGAGACGCTGCGTGACGGCGACGTCAAGACGCAGACCTATTACGTGGCCGACCTGGTCGTGCCGATCCCGAACTTCGTGCCGAGCAACAACATCGGCCTGCAAGGGCTGATCAACGACGCTCTCGCGGTGACCGGCTACGGCGCCGGCGGCGTGGGGGCTCCCGGCCCGATCGCCCTGGCGAACAACCGCCAAGGCGGCGCCCCCGGAGCGGGCGGCGGCGTGGGCGGCCAGGACGTGCTGGCCCAGAACTTCAGCGGCGGCGGCTTCGGCGGCGGCGGGCAATCGACGCCCGTCAGCACCGGCCCCGGCGGGTTGGGCGGCGCCGCGGCGGCCGACTTCGACTCGCTCATCGACCTGATCGTCTCGACCGTGGCGACCGACACCTGGGCCGAAAACGGCGGCGGCGAGGCGGAGATCCGCCCCTTCCCCACGAACCTCAGCCTGGTGGTGAGCCAAACCCAAGCGGTCCACGAAGAGATCGCCGATCTCTTGCGTCAGCTACGCCGCCTGCAAGACCTGCAGGTGACGATCGAGGTCCGCTTCATCCGCCTGAGCGACAGCTTCTTCGAGCGGATCGGCATCGACTTCGACCTGAACATCAACGACGGGACCAGCAACCCCGACCTGACGCCCGGCGCCCAGTTCGAAACCCCTCGGGCTAGCGCCACCGTCGGCCTCGAGGCCCCGGTGCTGAACGACTTCCCCCGCTTCACGGCGGACCTGGATATCCCCTTCAGGCAGGGCAACTTCAACGTGGCGTTGCCCCAGTTTGGCGGCTTCGACCCAACCCAGGCGGCGACGTTCGGCTTCGCCATCCTGAGCGACATCGAGGCTTACTTCTTGATCAACGCGGCCCAAGGCGACTCGCGCACCAACGTGCTCAACGCCCCGAAGGTGACGTTGTTCAACGGCCAGCAGGCGTTCGTCAGCGACACCTCGCAATCGCCCTTCGTGATCAGTGTGATCCCGGTGGTCGGCGAGTTCGCGGCTGCCCAGCAGCCGGTGATCGTGGTTCTCTCGGAGGGCACGCTCATGTCGATCCAGGCGGTGGTGTCCGACGACCGGCGGTACGTCCGGCTCACGGTGGTGCCGTTCTTCAGCGAGATCGGCGACGTCGACACCTTCACGTTCGAGGGCTCCTCGTCCACGAGCGCGTCGAGCGCCAGCACGGAGGTCGACCAGGACGGCGACGGTGAAAACGAGAACGCCACCAACAACGCGAGCAACGACACGGTGATCGCTGGCACCACGGTGCAGCTGCCCACCTTCCAGTTCGTCTCGGTCACCACCACGGTGAGCGTGCCGGACGGCGGCACGGTGCTGCTGGGCGGCATCAAACGCCTGAGCGAGGGACGCCGCGAGTTCGGTGTGCCGTTGCTCTCGAAAGTGCCTTACATCAACCGCCTCTTCAAGAACGTCGGCATCGGTCGTGAGACCGACAGCCTGATGATGATGGTCACGCCGCGGATCATCATCCAAGAAGAGGAAGAAGAGCGTCTCGGCATCGCGGGAAATTGA
- a CDS encoding DUF423 domain-containing protein codes for MPPRLTLIAASLLGSLGIAFGAYAAHGLTDTLAARGFEAEELAKRIANFETGVRYQMLAALFLLALGLRSQRGGWPLRAAGCAITVGALLFSTPLYALAFVGEGWRWLGAIVPLGGLTMIIAWGLIAAAAFNNPEPSQETHA; via the coding sequence ATGCCACCGCGTCTCACATTGATAGCTGCTTCTCTGCTCGGCTCGCTGGGCATCGCGTTCGGCGCCTACGCGGCCCACGGCTTGACGGACACACTGGCCGCCCGGGGCTTCGAAGCCGAGGAGCTCGCCAAGCGTATCGCGAATTTTGAGACCGGCGTGCGCTACCAGATGCTCGCGGCTCTCTTCCTGTTGGCCCTCGGCCTGCGCTCACAGCGTGGCGGCTGGCCGCTGCGAGCGGCGGGCTGTGCTATCACCGTCGGCGCCCTGCTCTTTAGCACGCCGCTGTACGCTTTAGCGTTCGTGGGTGAAGGTTGGCGATGGCTCGGCGCCATCGTGCCGCTGGGAGGCCTGACGATGATTATCGCCTGGGGATTGATAGCGGCCGCCGCCTTCAATAATCCGGAGCCCTCGCAGGAAACGCACGCATGA
- a CDS encoding SlyX family protein has protein sequence MKPQEVPPHDPTDSRLAKLEEEVAHQQRLLDELNEVITGLRMEVDRHALKQTQIETAIRNVSDSLEGAEGPVDEKPPHY, from the coding sequence ATGAAACCGCAAGAAGTACCGCCGCACGACCCAACCGATTCTCGCCTCGCCAAGCTCGAGGAAGAGGTCGCCCATCAACAGCGTTTGCTCGACGAGTTGAATGAGGTGATCACGGGCCTGCGAATGGAGGTCGATCGGCACGCCTTGAAGCAAACCCAAATCGAAACGGCGATACGTAACGTGTCGGATTCGCTCGAGGGAGCCGAGGGTCCCGTGGACGAGAAGCCTCCGCACTATTGA
- a CDS encoding response regulator, whose product MPRILVVDDSRLTRRVIIGVLTAAGHEVVQAGDGEQGFALFQEQEFDCVISDLLMPVLDGFALAEKIRAVDSRIPLLVATADIQEHSRQRCKEIGVTLVLNKPLSRKQIVGAVDKAIMDRQTVES is encoded by the coding sequence GTGCCACGCATTCTCGTTGTTGACGATTCCCGGCTTACCCGACGTGTGATTATCGGCGTGCTGACCGCCGCCGGTCACGAGGTCGTGCAGGCCGGCGATGGCGAGCAAGGCTTCGCGCTCTTCCAAGAGCAAGAATTCGACTGCGTGATCAGCGACCTGCTGATGCCGGTGCTCGATGGGTTTGCCTTGGCCGAAAAGATCCGTGCGGTGGATTCTCGCATACCCTTGCTGGTGGCCACGGCCGACATCCAGGAGCACTCGCGTCAGCGGTGCAAGGAGATCGGCGTGACGCTCGTGCTGAACAAACCGCTCAGCAGAAAACAGATCGTCGGGGCGGTGGACAAGGCAATCATGGACCGTCAAACGGTGGAGTCTTGA
- a CDS encoding MMPL family transporter, whose amino-acid sequence MSLKWLANLINRHWALVLIAWVVMVVVLKLVAPSWDSIAKDGDLDYLPKEVTSLQGQELLREAFPNEKAKSQAVLALSRNGGELQPEDRAFGLKLSKTLANTDTLPLVDVWDEKTQVVGGMLVAPQNKAVMVVVRLTNGLMDVDNVRLLEIVHGVVDGMESERPDGLEVSISGSAMIGGDMRSSIEESLSNTERTTVLLVLVCLVAIYRAPLLVLVPLATIAVSMSVANDVVALLADNFGPDDYAWSDFKIFTTTKIFVVVILFGAGTDFCLFLISRFKEELVEGAEPGEAPGRALLNVSGALAGSAFTTILGLSTMAFAQYGKFVSSGPIIAVCLFFALLACMSFAPALLRAFGKQVFWPFGLKLLETEHVGETPAENGFWAWVSDQVMRRPTTILLLSAWLVAPFIFIGLRVGVTHDFMADLAPDRTSVVGAEKLREYFSQGVIAPMTVVAELPEDSEVDLGSSDGRYTIARLHTRLLDQEAVDDVRSVYLPTGGDPRHRRTLGGGGLQDLTAAGSPITAEAFVSQTEPYAGKVTQVSVLLNLNPFSKAARDAMPGLHASLKEFAKEQTIDGEPNPWHGARFELVGTTPGMRDLEVVTNSDRWRIQILTVIAVYLVLIFLLRKPFVCAYMILTVLLSYWATLGMTEIFFEWLYGDTFRGLDWKVPIFLFVILIAVGQDYNIYLATRVFEEQARLGARRGLRRAIVTTGGIITSCGVIMAGTFFSMATGTLRGMAELGFALALGVVLDTFFVRTVVVPSFFALLARVQEPLPLEGAAEPGGQHASDRKAGVKLRGDGSTAGHRASAS is encoded by the coding sequence ATGTCTCTGAAATGGCTAGCCAATCTGATCAACCGTCACTGGGCGCTCGTGCTGATCGCCTGGGTGGTGATGGTGGTCGTGTTGAAACTCGTGGCTCCCTCGTGGGATTCGATCGCCAAAGATGGCGACCTCGATTACCTGCCGAAGGAAGTCACTAGCCTGCAGGGCCAGGAACTGCTCCGTGAGGCGTTCCCCAACGAGAAGGCCAAAAGCCAGGCGGTGCTGGCGCTCTCACGCAATGGCGGGGAACTGCAACCCGAGGACCGCGCCTTCGGTCTGAAGCTATCGAAAACCCTGGCCAATACGGACACGTTGCCGCTGGTCGATGTGTGGGACGAGAAGACCCAGGTGGTGGGCGGCATGCTTGTCGCGCCGCAGAACAAGGCGGTGATGGTCGTGGTGCGTCTGACCAACGGCCTGATGGATGTCGACAACGTGCGATTGCTGGAGATCGTGCACGGTGTCGTTGACGGCATGGAGAGTGAAAGGCCCGACGGGCTGGAGGTGAGCATCTCCGGCTCGGCGATGATCGGCGGCGACATGCGTTCCTCGATCGAGGAGAGCCTGTCCAACACCGAGCGGACCACCGTGCTGCTGGTGCTCGTTTGCCTGGTTGCCATCTACCGGGCGCCGCTGCTGGTGCTCGTGCCGCTTGCGACGATCGCCGTCTCGATGTCGGTGGCGAACGACGTGGTCGCCCTGCTGGCGGACAATTTTGGGCCGGACGACTACGCCTGGTCGGACTTCAAGATATTCACGACGACCAAGATCTTCGTGGTGGTCATCCTGTTCGGCGCCGGCACCGACTTCTGCCTGTTCCTGATCTCACGCTTCAAGGAAGAGCTCGTCGAGGGCGCCGAGCCGGGCGAGGCGCCCGGACGGGCGTTGCTCAACGTCAGCGGCGCGTTGGCGGGCAGCGCGTTCACCACGATCCTCGGCCTCTCAACGATGGCCTTCGCTCAGTACGGCAAGTTCGTCAGCAGCGGGCCGATCATCGCGGTCTGCTTGTTTTTCGCCCTGCTGGCGTGCATGTCGTTCGCGCCGGCTCTGCTGCGGGCGTTCGGCAAGCAAGTGTTTTGGCCCTTCGGGCTGAAGCTGCTCGAGACAGAACATGTGGGCGAAACGCCCGCCGAGAACGGCTTCTGGGCCTGGGTCAGCGACCAGGTGATGCGCCGCCCCACAACGATCTTGCTGCTCAGCGCATGGCTCGTGGCGCCGTTCATCTTCATCGGCTTGCGGGTGGGGGTGACTCACGACTTCATGGCCGATCTGGCGCCCGACCGCACCTCGGTCGTGGGCGCCGAGAAGCTCCGGGAGTATTTCAGCCAGGGGGTCATCGCGCCGATGACCGTTGTCGCCGAACTTCCCGAAGACTCGGAAGTTGATCTTGGCAGCAGCGACGGCCGTTACACGATTGCCAGGCTGCACACGCGGCTGCTGGATCAAGAGGCGGTGGACGACGTCCGCAGCGTCTATCTACCCACGGGCGGCGACCCGAGGCATCGCCGCACCCTCGGCGGCGGCGGCCTGCAGGACCTCACGGCGGCGGGCAGCCCGATCACGGCCGAGGCGTTTGTCTCGCAAACCGAGCCTTACGCCGGCAAGGTGACCCAGGTGAGCGTGTTGCTCAACCTCAATCCATTCTCCAAGGCGGCCCGCGACGCGATGCCGGGGCTGCACGCCTCGCTCAAGGAGTTCGCCAAAGAGCAGACGATCGACGGCGAGCCCAACCCGTGGCACGGCGCCCGCTTCGAGCTTGTCGGCACCACGCCCGGCATGCGTGACCTGGAGGTCGTGACGAACTCCGACCGCTGGCGGATCCAGATCCTCACCGTAATCGCCGTCTACTTGGTTCTGATCTTCCTGCTGCGTAAGCCGTTTGTCTGCGCTTACATGATCCTCACGGTGCTCTTGAGCTACTGGGCGACGCTCGGCATGACCGAGATCTTCTTCGAGTGGCTCTACGGCGACACGTTCCGTGGGCTCGACTGGAAGGTGCCGATCTTCCTGTTCGTGATCCTGATTGCGGTGGGGCAGGACTACAACATCTATCTGGCCACCCGCGTGTTCGAAGAACAGGCCCGACTCGGCGCCAGGCGGGGTCTGCGGCGTGCGATTGTCACGACGGGCGGCATCATCACCAGCTGTGGCGTGATCATGGCCGGCACCTTCTTCTCGATGGCCACCGGCACATTGCGTGGCATGGCCGAACTCGGGTTCGCTCTCGCCCTCGGCGTGGTCCTCGACACGTTCTTCGTCCGCACCGTGGTCGTGCCGAGCTTCTTTGCTCTGCTGGCGCGGGTGCAGGAGCCCCTGCCTCTAGAGGGCGCCGCCGAACCGGGTGGGCAGCACGCATCCGACCGCAAGGCGGGCGTGAAGCTTCGGGGCGATGGCTCCACGGCGGGTCACCGCGCTTCGGCCAGCTGA
- a CDS encoding adenylate kinase family protein codes for MHKYVIIGVQGCGKGTQANLLAERFNLTHISVGDIFRSNIQRHTKLAARIKRIMDAGHLVPDEIVDEVVRKRMDEHDWNYGFVLDGFPRNRAQTEFFLESYDIDAVIRILVPDEVVIQRVLARRLCGSCGIDYNLMHHRPAQPDRCDVCGGELVSRADDVEETICKRIADYHTHTEPVIDLFRRKELVFDVDGDRPIPDVQNEIRRRLALPLDAAEA; via the coding sequence ATGCACAAGTACGTCATCATCGGGGTCCAGGGCTGCGGCAAGGGAACGCAGGCCAACCTGCTGGCCGAGCGGTTCAACCTGACGCACATCAGCGTTGGTGACATCTTCCGCTCGAACATCCAACGCCACACCAAGCTGGCGGCCCGCATCAAGCGGATCATGGATGCCGGCCATCTGGTCCCCGACGAGATCGTCGACGAGGTCGTGCGAAAACGCATGGACGAGCACGACTGGAACTACGGTTTCGTGCTCGATGGTTTTCCCCGCAACCGGGCCCAGACCGAGTTCTTTCTCGAGAGCTACGACATCGACGCCGTGATCCGGATCCTCGTGCCAGACGAGGTGGTGATCCAGCGGGTGCTAGCCCGGAGGCTCTGCGGCTCGTGCGGCATCGATTACAACCTGATGCACCACCGCCCGGCACAGCCCGACCGCTGCGACGTCTGCGGCGGCGAGTTGGTGTCGCGGGCGGACGATGTGGAGGAGACGATTTGCAAGCGGATCGCCGACTACCACACCCACACGGAGCCTGTGATCGATCTATTCCGGCGTAAGGAGCTGGTGTTCGATGTGGACGGCGATCGACCAATCCCCGACGTCCAGAACGAGATCCGACGCCGTTTAGCGCTGCCACTCGACGCGGCCGAGGCCTGA
- a CDS encoding ATP-binding protein, with amino-acid sequence MSEEWTWSIESEFPSTLGAHLPVLEEVLRRIADLGWEGRDYFGVQMTLEESLTNAIRHGNEADPSKTVRVSCKASPERFWLRVEDEGEGFNEEDVPDCREESRLERLGGRGMLLIHAYMEEVHLNDCGNVITVQTHRGYEGPSDI; translated from the coding sequence GTGAGCGAAGAGTGGACCTGGAGCATCGAGTCGGAATTCCCGAGCACCCTGGGCGCCCACCTGCCTGTGCTCGAAGAGGTTTTGCGACGCATCGCCGACCTCGGCTGGGAGGGCCGCGACTACTTTGGCGTGCAGATGACCCTCGAGGAGTCGCTCACGAACGCCATCCGCCACGGCAACGAAGCGGATCCTTCGAAGACGGTGCGGGTTTCTTGCAAGGCTTCTCCGGAGCGTTTCTGGCTGCGGGTCGAGGACGAAGGGGAGGGGTTCAACGAAGAGGACGTGCCCGACTGCCGTGAAGAGAGCCGCCTCGAACGCCTGGGCGGCCGCGGCATGCTGCTCATCCACGCTTACATGGAAGAGGTCCACCTGAACGATTGCGGCAACGTGATCACGGTTCAGACCCACCGCGGCTACGAGGGCCCCAGCGACATTTGA
- a CDS encoding STAS domain-containing protein, with product MSSPKRLHLNPSGDVTVVTFTDSKIIHEGEIQELGQELFDLVERDGLKKIVLNFARVEFLSSAALGKLISFEKKARNQQAQLILTNIRPEIYEVFAITKLTKLFKIKDDEADALAVL from the coding sequence ATGAGCTCGCCGAAACGCCTGCACTTGAATCCGTCGGGAGACGTGACCGTGGTCACGTTCACCGACTCGAAGATCATCCACGAGGGTGAGATCCAGGAATTGGGCCAGGAGCTGTTCGACCTGGTCGAGCGTGACGGTCTGAAGAAGATCGTGCTGAATTTCGCCCGCGTGGAATTTCTCTCTAGTGCGGCCCTGGGCAAGCTGATCAGTTTCGAGAAGAAGGCGCGGAACCAGCAGGCTCAGCTGATCCTGACGAACATCCGACCGGAGATCTACGAGGTGTTCGCGATCACGAAGCTCACGAAGCTCTTCAAGATCAAAGACGACGAGGCCGACGCGCTAGCGGTGCTCTGA